AAAGTCACGAagacttgcatgcatgcatcaacATGCACTTTGTGGTTCCTATAATCCGCAAAGACCCGTTTCTGAAAAAACCGACCCTCCTCGTCATCCTGTCTTTTACACAAacgtacacatatatatatatatatacatacatacatagatCCATAagcatatgtatgtgtgaCTAGTACAGACTGGACGAATACACTAGACAcctatgtatacatgtatacatatacatgcatatatatatcatgCATATCGATACGTACGTAGGCAGAAGAGGTGCTCTTGAGAGGatgttctctttttttgaGGAAACTGAATGagacggaaagagagaacgagagaggcagaagctccacaaaagagaaacgtcGAGAAGAACATAGGAACCATGACTGAACACCAACGAGAAGGTCGATTCGAGGTTGCCTCTACTGCTTGCAGTGTACATGTCTGTCTCACCTCCGTGGTAGTGGTGGACGCCGCACTTGGAGAGCATGGCGTAGTACTCGATCTCGGACTTGCGGAGAGCAGGGCAATTGTTGCTGATGATGATGAGCTTCGCTgcgaaaaacaaacagaagCGCGGCAAGCGTTATGAAGTCTCgccaaaaagagagaactgcatgcagcctcgCCTTTCCCGCAGAGTGTGCCGCTCCGGCGACGGaaacaaagaggaagaaaagaaaaggtgCGACCCGCTCGGAGGGggtggtgtctcctctcgctcgtttgacctctttcttccctcgcatttcttcttttctttccggcatgtctcgtctccttcaccctattctttcgtctctctcgaagaCACAAACCTAATAGCTTCTCCGGTGCATGCCtccacagcgagagaaagcaaccTAACTGGGCATTGCCGCGTCTCGAGAAACAGCGGTAGACAGGATCTCCGAGAGAAGGATCCCCTTCGTCCCttccctcgccctctgcaCATGCTCCAGAGAGAGTCTCCCATCTCCGAAGaccgctctctcttcctcgacccGCTCTGACTAGGAGGGAACAGCagcacggagaagaagaactcaacagaaaagaaggaaaagagaacacaAGAACTGAGGAGAGAATGGGAGAGTCTCTCTTCCGGAGTGTGTGCTCCGCAGGTCAACAGCGGACGCAGATAAAAAGTCCTGGGGTCTCCAGAGGGAAGAGTTCTCGCGAATAAGCAAAGCAGGAAGCTGGGAAAGCGAAAAGGGAGCGAGAGCCTTCTTTTCGGGGATagcgctgcttctctcgttgGCGCTCCGCGCTTGGGAGCGCCCCGTCAGCGGGGCCGAAGAAAAGACTGGCCAGATGGGGGAAACAAGTGAActccacagagagaaaaagacgacaTTCTCTAAAATTCCTCCCTTTCAAACGAAATTTCCCTCTCGGCGCCCGCCTCCGGTCTCGACTCGGGTTCCTCCCCCACACAGGGCGCGGTGAGAGTACAGGATCTTGATGTTTCTCAATTTTCTGGagttctctgttcttcgccgACATCAGAGTTCTccgctctgctctctcgctctcacCTTTGCCAGTGCGGAGAGCGTGGATGGCCGTCTTGCACCCGAGGTTGACTTTGCCGCTCTTCATGACCAGCTGGAGGCGGGAGTTGATCCCCTCACTGCCGgacttcttcgctttctttgcCATTttgaggaaaacgaaaacaggaaaacgcGCGAAACTGACGGGCCTCGAGTCCCCTGTCCAACGCCTCGCGAGAAACCGGAAAGAAAGTGAACAAGAGAGCCTGCGGGCAGCAAACCGGGGGAAGGCGACTTCGAATCCGTTGAGAAcagggtgtacatacaccgcgcgcgattctgtgtctcccgctcttcccctctctccgaAAAACGCTCATGCGGGGCACACTCTTCGTTCTAAAAGCCGATAGGGAAAAAGAGTAATAATTGAGAGCCGCCCGCCGCGGTCCTGTGTCGGCTAATAAAACGCTGGCCGCGCCCGCCTCGAAGCTAAAATTGGGGGCCCTAATATAAGCCGACAAGCccagaactgcatgcacgggcACACGGCACAGTGAGAGCGATCTCGAGACACACCAGTCAGCTGGCCTCCACGGCGCGTGCGCACGGAAGAAGAGTCTCGAGAAGGAGACTTgcgaagagacggaaaaaaaggaTACGTCCATCGCAGCATTGGAACGCAGCTTCATATAGGTCTTTGCGTATGAAACACTGAAGCTGGAGTTTTCGCGCAGAGAGACCTGCGTGTAGATACACCTCAGGATCTCGGTGTCTCGGCGAGTCGCAAGGTTGCAAGTGTTTTGCCACGACGCTGCATTATGGTTTTTAGTTGGACGAGGGAACATCACACGTGAGAtgtgtcttgtctttctttttttctttgtggCTTTTCTCGTGAAGGAAAAGCGACGctccagagaggcgaggaaccTCGATCTGGCAAGCCCCTTGCTATTCGACCCAGTTTACGTCTACTGTTCGAAACTTTACGGGAACATACACGACCGTCCCCCGCCGCTTTCTTCAAACGAATAAGGCGTCTCACACAGTTTCCAGATCATCCGGGAGGAGACACGTTTTCGAAACGAGCACGAAGAGCAAAGCGGCGAACATGCAAGAAGGGAAAACGGAGTAACGCGCGAAGCAACGCCTCCTCTGGCCTCTCAGGCGTGGACCTCAGGCGTTCTCATACACCCGGTCCGGACCGGAAAAGCGTCGCGCGAGGCTACTCGTGTGCCTGACCTGTGAggctctttttttcgcgggAGTTTCTTTAGGGCGTCTTCGAGAGAGAGCCTCGCCCTTCGCCATTGAAACGCGAGGCCGCGGGCGCGGTACACAAGatgacagagacaggaaaatgAGATGCACAAGTCGCTGACCAAGgccctctgcttcgttttgGGCGCCTCAAAGCGCAAACCACCATGGATTTCGACCACGCGAGTCTGCGGTCCAGCGCTACAGACATAGACTCTGAATCTTCTCCCGTGTCTGCTTCAAACGCGCTCCTTCCTCCCGGTTCTCTATCAACTTCTTGctttcctgcctcttctctcgaagcCTCCTCGCTGTACACCAACTGTCCGCCGTCTACCTTCGACTCCCTGCTCCCGTGgaagtcgccttcctcccctACGTCGCAGTcatctccgtctcttcctcccgcgtctcctccgcttcccccgtcctcctctcctttcttgcctgtctccacctttccTGCTTCTGTGCTGTCCACTTCTACCTCCCCGCccccgctttcttctcctgccccctctcttcctgtgtCTTGTGTCTCCCTCCCTTCTGCCGAGGTGGGTTCTGCAAATTCCTctacttcctcttctgcagtGTCTGCGGGTCTCCAGGCTGGTGCGTCCGGCTCTcagccttcgcttctgtgcgATCCTTCGCTTCCCGTTGGCCCTCCGCCACCgccctctttcctctttgaTCTGcagtccttctctccctcggcGCGCTTCTTTGCGAGACTTCAACACGGAGGAGTgtctgcagcagagagagatggagccgactcgccttctctctcttgtttgcCCTCACGCTCCAAACTGGCTCCTTCACCTGGCGGCGCAGCCGACGAACAAGAGGGTGACTTCCCGAGCCTCAGTGGCCAAGAGAGACATGCGCTACTGACCGGCGGAGGCaccgtggaagaagaaggtgaccctcttctctcttccttcgaaGAGCTCGAGGAAGGCGTCCTTTTCCCCCTCCCGTTTTGTCCGCCTCCCGAGTTCCTCTGGCGCACCTCgagcgacacagaagacttctggggagaaggcgacctggaagaagaca
This Toxoplasma gondii ME49 chromosome VIII, whole genome shotgun sequence DNA region includes the following protein-coding sequences:
- the RPL30 gene encoding ribosomal protein RPL30 (encoded by transcript TGME49_232230), translated to MAKKAKKSGSEGINSRLQLVMKSGKVNLGCKTAIHALRTGKAKLIIISNNCPALRKSEIEYYAMLSKCGVHHYHGDNNELGTACGKLFRVSCLAVTDPGDSDIIRSVE